The Arctopsyche grandis isolate Sample6627 chromosome 7, ASM5162203v2, whole genome shotgun sequence genome includes a window with the following:
- the LOC143914435 gene encoding glutaryl-CoA dehydrogenase, mitochondrial, translating to MSRITLLSNVAKRVLKTDCLLRNKSTSAKTVFNWEDPLNLESQLAEDEIAMRDTFRSYCQEKLLPRITTANRNEIFHKDIMTEMGELGVLGCTIKGYGCAGVSNVTYGLLAREVERVDSAYRSAFSVQSSLAMGAIYMYGSEAQKDKYLPDMAKGKLIGAFGLTEPNHGSDPGSMETRAKYDSKTKTYKLSGSKTWITSSPIADVFVIWAACEDKAIRGFIVDRSQSSAGLSTPKIEGKFSLRASETGMILMDDVTIPEENLLPNVQGLKGPFGCLNNARYGIAWGALGAAESCLSLARQYTLDRKQFGRPLAATQIMQKKMADMLTDIALGLQGCIQVGRLKDKGLVHPDMISLIKRNSCGKALDIARAARDMLGGNGISDEYHIIRHVMNLEAVNTYEGTHDIHALILGRAITGIPAFAS from the coding sequence ATGTCTCGCATTACGTTGCTGTCAAACGTAGCAAAGCGGGTTTTAAAAACAGACTGCTTGCTTCGCAACAAATCCACATCGGCCAAAACCGTATTCAACTGGGAGGACCCGCTGAACCTGGAGTCGCAGCTCGCCGAAGATGAAATAGCCATGAGGGACACATTCCGCAGCTACTGCCAGGAGAAACTTTTGCCGAGAATCACGACGGCAAACCGTAACGAGATTTTCCACAAGGACATCATGACTGAGATGGGGGAGCTCGGCGTGCTCGGCTGCACCATAAAGGGGTACGGGTGTGCTGGCGTATCCAACGTCACTTACGGCCTTCTGGCCCGGGAGGTCGAGAGGGTCGATTCCGCATACAGATCGGCTTTCAGTGTCCAAAGCTCCCTGGCGATGGGCGCCATTTACATGTACGGCTCTGAAGcccaaaaagataaatatttacCTGACATGGCCAAAGGAAAGCTGATAGGCGCATTCGGACTCACCGAACCGAACCACGGAAGCGATCCAGGATCCATGGAAACTAGAGCTAAATATGACTCCAAAACTAAAACGTACAAACTGTCTGGATCTAAGACTTGGATCACCAGCTCGCCCATAGCTGATGTATTCGTAATTTGGGCTGCGTGCGAAGATAAAGCCATACGTGGATTCATAGTCGACAGGAGTCAATCCAGTGCTGGACTATCGACGCCCAAGATCGAGGGAAAATTCTCACTGCGAGCTTCGGAAACTGGTATGATTTTAATGGATGATGTGACTATTCCCGAAGAGAATCTACTTCCGAATGTGCAAGGATTGAAAGGACCTTTTGGTTGTTTGAACAATGCAAGGTACGGAATCGCTTGGGGTGCTTTGGGTGCTGCTGAAAGTTGTCTGTCGCTCGCCAGGCAGTATACTCTAGACCGGAAGCAATTTGGAAGGCCTCTAGCTGCTACTCAGATTATGCAGAAGAAGATGGCCGATATGCTTACGGATATTGCTCTGGGTCTGCAGGGTTGTATTCAAGTGGGCCGTTTGAAGGATAAGGGTTTGGTGCACCCCGACATGATTTCGCTGATCAAGAGGAACTCGTGCGGAAAGGCTTTGGATATTGCAAGGGCTGCTAGGGATATGTTGGGTGGGAATGGAATTTCTGATGAGTACCATATCATTAGGCACGTCATGAACCTAGAGGCGGTCAACACGTACGAAGGAACGCACGATATTCACGCTTTGATCTTGGGAAGGGCCATCACTGGAATACCCGCATTTGCCTCTTAA